A part of Pieris napi chromosome 9, ilPieNapi1.2, whole genome shotgun sequence genomic DNA contains:
- the LOC125052263 gene encoding uncharacterized protein LOC125052263, which produces MSKADAADKFEGEGSSSDSIEFHRLINLRRSMKGRLTKFENHITPLKSVKPGDLSSIQVKELINRLNKVQSMFSEFDEVENRLEALNDDSDERDDIEDRFFSLISLAQELIESCSKSDSKQRPSSALSHRSGGSCDHYAIKLPTIKLPTFDGNYLKWLEFRDTFESMINQNDSISEINKFHYLRSSLEGGATVVIKSIEFTSKNYSLAWNLLCERYDNKNILINNHIKALFSMDPLFRESHKAIRYLIDTFLKNLRALENLDQPTDKWDVLICFIICSKLDSVTCRKWEEHKNTLPNLPSLADMILFLRNRADILETMSANSTERSKPEPKVVRSSDNKSAFLPRSSKSFVSSSSSKRKNIHNCPICKHQHSIVHCNVFKDLPLKVRLDEVVKLNLCSNCLRRGHVVEDCRLQSICRECGKRHNTLLHSVSEPAVKPAAVESTLTSTNSVSLSAQSSNQQVLLCTALVRVTDPQSKNTHLARALLDAGSQSCFISETLKHKMGIISNNTDSLCISGINNIKVPITDSCELAISSLHQHFNVSLKMYVVPQITGYLPNAPVNVHELNLPVNIQLADPKFYVPSDVDILLGAGVFFDAISPKQIKLGQHKPILQESKFGWLVAGPLHSYSHKQSNVIHCNFTKEISDNLTKFWNLEELPLSELTMSPEDEFCEHHFQETTKRLVNGRFCVKMPFRESPEQALGNSYMMAEKRFLNLEKKLDKNSDHKDKYTQFIKEYERLGHLSKVDRPSFGYFLPHHCVIRETSETTKLRVVFDGSAKTSSKKSLNDIQYTGPVVQDELFNILIRFRQHRFVLTGDIMNFYRQFSIDPSQRHLQLIIWRDNKVQPLEIAELQTVTYGTNSAPFLSTRCLKQLALECNDPIVSEVIQKDFYIDDMLTGSSSEHELHHIYRKVIEVLNSACLPIHKFRTNCPQIFQHNTETQGLDLCKESSVLGVLWAPDTDTLRFTLNVDCTQQKVTKRVILSNTCKIFDPLGLISPCTIALKILLQRLWLLKLDWDDPVPTEINNVWQQMIGSLNSLLTVNVPRFALCASPISTELHCFVDASQNAYAACLYLRSVDPKGIISTALLCAKTRVSPIKPLTIPRLELCAALLGARLTAKVTSALRCDIDCTYYWSDSTITLAWINSQPQLLKAFVCNRVNEIRELSAQSLSSWRYVPTAINPADMASRGLEPSNLSKSDLWWRGPSFLLSQETEWPQAPKSKINLSELKNNIQVHNALNTSTFVDFTRYSNPIRLIRIYAYVLRFISNCKNKNKNVSPLCSKELNDSLELLVKNSQYESYSLIINTLNKGNKLKPKCSILQLAPFIDQSGILRVGGRLDNATLSFEQKHPALLDSKHHFTKILMRHEHARLFHAGPQLLLSSFRKQYWPIGGRNLARSTVRKCIVCTRYKAKLMEPFMGNLPSNRVSQFYPFQTCGVDFAGPFMISNKIGRGNKISKCYLCLFICFSVKAVHLETVSDLSTQAFISSLKRFIARRGKPDNICCDNGKNFVGANNELGRVMRSSLRDLKDYSANEGIKFTFNPPYSPSLGGLWEAGIKSAKHHLKRIAGNTALTFEELSTLFTQIEAILNSRPLTPLTSDPNDLSPLTPGHFIIGRPLTSLPSPPASDLKTRIRCRYRMIEGLRQHFWARWRNEYLLELQQRYKGRHHERNLQEGDLVVFKEDGLPPLKWRIGRAVRLYMGSDNVCRVADFMTFRGIERRAVNKVCLLPLENDIITEEENKDLES; this is translated from the coding sequence atGTCTAAAGCGGATGCTGCTGATAAGTTTGAAGGCGAAGGCTCTTCTAGCGATTCAATCGAGTTTCATAGGCTAATTAATCTGCGCCGGTCAATGAAGGGACGCTTAACTAAATTCGAAAATCACATAACACCTTTAAAATCTGTGAAACCAGGTGATCTAAGTAGTATACAGGTCAAGGAACTAATCAATCGCCTAAACAAGGTACAGTCTATGTTCTCTGAGTTCGATGAGGTAGAAAATAGGTTAGAAGCTTTGAATGATGATTCTGATGAACGTGATGATATCGAGGATAGGTTTTTTTCGTTGATATCTCTTGCTCAGGAGTTAATAGAGTCATGTTCCAAGTCTGATTCCAAACAGAGACCGAGTAGTGCTCTTTCACACCGGTCTGGTGGCAGTTGTGACCACTATGCAATCAAACTACCTACTATCAAGCTGCCTACCTTTGACGGGAACTACCTTAAGTGGCTTGAATTTAGAGACACATTCGAGTCCATGATCAATCAAAACGATTCAAtttcagaaataaataaatttcattatttgagATCATCTTTAGAGGGAGGTGCAACTGTAGTCATAAAGTCAATTGAGTTCACTTCCAAAAATTATAGCTTGGCATGGAATCTCTTGTGTGAACGTTacgataacaaaaatattttaatcaataacCACATAAAAGCGTTATTTAGCATGGATCCTTTATTCCGTGAATCTCACAAGGctattagatatttaatagACACTTTCTTAAAGAACTTAAGAGCTCTCGAGAACTTAGATCAACCAACTGACAAATGGGACGTTctcatttgtttcattatttgcTCAAAATTAGATTCAGTCACCTGCAGGAAGTGGGAAGAGCATAAAAATACCTTGCCCAACTTACCGTCATTAGCAGACATGATTCTATTTCTTCGAAACCGTGCTGACATTCTTGAGACGATGTCTGCCAATAGCACTGAACGATCTAAACCTGAACCTAAAGTAGTAAGGAGTAGTGATAATAAGAGCGCATTCCTACCACGAAGCTCGAAAAGTTTCGTGTCGTCATCAAGCTCTAAACGCAAAAACATTCATAATTGTCCAATATGTAAGCATCAGCATAGTATAGTACATTGCAACGTCTTTAAAGATTTACCTCTTAAAGTTCGGTTAGACGAAGTCGTAAAATTAAACCTTTGCTCGAACTGTCTCAGGAGGGGTCACGTTGTGGAAGACTGTCGCCTTCAAAGTATTTGTAGGGAGTGCGGAAAACGACATAACACGCTCTTGCACTCAGTCAGTGAACCAGCCGTCAAACCGGCAGCCGTTGAATCCACATTAACTTCAACAAATTCTGTGTCACTGTCCGCACAGTCTTCTAATCAGCAGGTTCTTCTATGCACTGCATTGGTCAGGGTCACTGATCCACAGAGTAAAAATACTCACCTTGCTCGAGCTCTGCTTGATGCAGGAAGTCAGTCATGCTTCATATCTGAAACTCTGAAACATAAAATGGGTATAATCAGTAATAATACAGATTCTTTATGTATATCTGgcattaataacataaaagttCCTATAACTGACAGCTGCGAGCTAGCCATAAGCTCACTTCACCAGCACTTTAATGTCAGTCTTAAAATGTATGTAGTACCTCAAATAACTGGCTACTTACCAAATGCTCCCGTCAATGTTCACGAACTTAACTTACCAGTTAATATTCAGTTGGCAGATCCTAAATTCTATGTTCCTTCTGACGTTGACATACTGTTGGGGGCTGGAGTCTTCTTCGACGCGATCTCTCCAAAGCAGATCAAATTAGGACAACATAAGCCCATTCTTCAAGAGTCAAAATTCGGTTGGCTAGTGGCAGGTCCTCTTCATAGTTACTCTCATAAACAAAGTAATGTCATTCATTGCAATTTCACCAAGGAAATTAGCGACAACTTAACGAAGTTCTGGAATCTTGAGGAGCTTCCACTTTCAGAACTCACTATGTCACCTGAGGATGAATTTTGCGAACATCATTTTCAGGAAACAACGAAACGTCTAGTTAACGGGCGGTTTTGTGTAAAAATGCCTTTTCGGGAATCACCAGAGCAAGCGCTTGGTAATTCATACATGATGGCCGAAAAGCGCTTCTTAAATCTTGAGAAAAAACTTGATAAAAACTCTGATCATAAAGACAAATACACTCAATTCATAAAGGAATATGAAAGGCTTGGTCATTTATCTAAAGTAGACAGACCATCATTTGGGTACTTCCTACCACATCATTGTGTAATTAGAGAAACCAGCGAAACAACAAAACTTCGTGTAGTTTTTGATGGATCCGCTAAAACTTCTTCAAAGAAATCACTTAATGACATTCAATATACAGGCCCTGTAGTACAGGATGAACTGTTTAATATCTTGATTAGATTTCGTCAACATAGGTTCGTCCTTACAGGTGACATAATGAATTTCTATCGACAATTTTCTATAGATCCATCTCAAAGGCATTTACAGCTGATCATCTGGCGAGACAACAAGGTTCAGCCCCTTGAAATTGCGGAATTACAAACTGTAACCTATGGCACAAATTCTGCCCCATTCCTAAGTACTAGATGTCTCAAACAGCTTGCTTTAGAATGCAATGATCCTATTGTCTCAGAAGTTATTCAAAaggatttttatattgatgaCATGTTGACCGGGTCATCTTCCGAGCATGAATTGCATCATATCTATAGAAAGGTCATAGAAGTTCTTAACTCGGCATGTTTGCCTATCCATAAATTCCGAACTAACTGTCCTCAGATATTTCAACACAACACTGAAACTCAAGGCCTTGATCTTTGTAAAGAGTCTAGTGTATTGGGTGTCCTGTGGGCCCCGGACACTGACACATTACGCTTCACCCTAAATGTTGATTGTACTCAACAAAAGGTCACCAAAAGagtaattttatcaaatacgTGTAAAATCTTTGACCCGCTGGGGTTAATCAGTCCCTGCACTattgctttaaaaattttgcTACAAAGGTTGTGGCTCCTCAAGCTTGATTGGGACGATCCAGTCCCcactgaaataaataatgtgtggCAACAGATGATAGGTAGCCTTAACTCTTTACTTACAGTTAATGTTCCCAGATTCGCGCTATGCGCTTCACCCATTTCCACAGAGCTTCACTGCTTTGTAGACGCATCCCAGAATGCCTACGCTGCCTGTCTCTACCTACGTTCAGTGGACCCCAAAGGCATAATATCCACTGCATTACTCTGTGCAAAGACACGTGTTTCCCCGATAAAGCCATTAACAATACCGCGTCTTGAGCTATGCGCGGCCTTACTCGGAGCTCGCCTCACAGCTAAGGTGACGAGTGCTCTTCGGTGCGATATTGATTGTACCTATTATTGGTCTGATTCCACCATAACATTAGCGTGGATAAATTCACAACCTCAGCTTTTGAAGGCATTCGTGTGCAATCGAGTAAACGAAATTCGTGAGCTCTCAGCTCAATCTCTATCATCGTGGAGATACGTACCCACAGCTATCAACCCCGCCGACATGGCGTCGCGAGGTCTAGAACCTAGTAATTTATCAAAGTCTGATTTGTGGTGGCGCGGACCCTCCTTCCTTCTAAGTCAGGAAACGGAGTGGCCACAAGCTcctaaatctaaaataaatttatcagaattgaaaaacaatattcaaGTTCATAATGCATTAAACACATCTACCTTTGTTGACTTTACTAGGTATTCAAACCCCATTCGGTTAATAAGAATATATGCCTACgtattaagatttataagtaattgtaaaaataaaaataaaaatgttagtcCCTTGTGCAGTAAGGAACTCAACGATTCACTCGAGCTACTGGTTAAAAATTCTCAGTATGAATCATactcattaataataaataccttgAATAAAGGAAATAAACTCAAACCTAAATGTTCAATTTTGCAGTTAGCTCCGTTCATTGACCAGAGTGGAATATTGCGAGTAGGTGGTCGTCTTGATAATGCGACACTTTCTTTTGAACAAAAACATCCGGCTCTGCTAGATAGTAAACATCACTTTACGAAAATACTCATGAGACACGAACATGCTCGTCTCTTTCACGCCGGCCCTCAGCTGCTCCTTAGTTCATTTAGAAAACAATACTGGCCTATAGGCGGTAGAAATTTAGCACGCAGTACAGTTCGAAAATGTATTGTTTGTACAAGATACAAGGCCAAGCTAATGGAGCCATTCATGGGAAACCTTCCTTCAAATAGGGTTTCACAATTTTATCCCTTTCAAACTTGTGGTGTTGATTTCGCGGGACCGTTCATGATTTCCAATAAAATCGGACGTGgtaataaaatctcaaaatgttacctatgtttattcatttgtttttctgttAAAGCAGTCCATTTGGAAACGGTCAGCGATCTCAGCACTCAAGCGTTTATTTCAAGCCTAAAACGATTTATCGCTAGAAGAGGCAAGCCTGATAACATTTGCTGTGATAACGGTAAAAACTTCGTGGGGGCCAACAATGAATTAGGTAGGGTAATGCGGTCAAGCCTTCGTGATCTTAAAGATTATTCCGCAAATGAGGGCATTAAATTCACCTTCAACCCACCTTATTCACCTTCACTCGGAGGTCTATGGGAGGCCGGCATAAAAAGCGCAAAGCATCACTTAAAGCGCATAGCGGGGAATACAGCATTAACTTTCGAGGAGTTGAGCACGCTTTTTACGCAAATCGAAGCGATCCTCAACTCCCGACCCCTTACTCCTTTAACATCTGACCCAAACGACCTTTCTCCTCTCACCCCAGGGCACTTCATCATCGGACGGCCGCTGACGTCACTGCCATCACCTCCGGCATCCGACTTGAAGACACGCATCCGCTGTCGATACCGAATGATCGAGGGACTGCGCCAACACTTCTGGGCACGGTGGAGAAACGAATACCTACTAGAACTCCAACAGCGGTACAAAGGACGCCATCATGAGCGAAATCTTCAAGAAGGAGACCTCGTCGTCTTCAAGGAAGATGGTCTCCCTCCTCTCAAATGGAGAATCGGACGAGCCGTGCGTCTTTACATGGGCTCTGACAACGTCTGCAGGGTGGCCGACTTCATGACGTTCCGAGGAATTGAACGACGAGCCGTAAACAAGGTCTGCCTACTACCACTTGAGAATGACATCATCACAGAAGAGGAGAACAAGGATCTTGAAAGTTGA